A DNA window from Desulfonispora thiosulfatigenes DSM 11270 contains the following coding sequences:
- a CDS encoding DUF4367 domain-containing protein, protein MDDKYLDKSIEDNLKIMIEGPVSIDVEQSWEEFEKRLNKTENKPKQKGIKHRKHLKIIVAVLVIIIIATPIVNANKVTAFKDETYQWFSKSEDGEATVISKNTNIKIEPGLYKDLTFEEAQSMTTYNIKYPNYLSAGITNKPQISINAGKYPYAITNLIFENDDKMLLIKQENIIGERTTNTYVPKNAKIKKVTKNDIEFLIIENANNYQVHWTINSMEYIVVATNIKYEELMKIIKDLN, encoded by the coding sequence ATGGATGATAAATATTTAGATAAAAGCATAGAAGATAATTTAAAAATAATGATTGAAGGTCCTGTATCTATAGATGTTGAACAATCATGGGAAGAGTTTGAAAAAAGATTAAATAAAACAGAAAATAAACCTAAACAAAAAGGTATCAAGCATAGGAAACATTTAAAAATAATAGTAGCAGTGTTAGTAATAATAATAATTGCTACACCGATTGTTAATGCAAATAAGGTCACAGCATTTAAAGATGAGACTTATCAGTGGTTTTCCAAATCAGAGGATGGAGAGGCTACAGTTATATCTAAAAACACAAATATTAAAATTGAGCCAGGACTATATAAGGATTTAACATTTGAAGAAGCACAAAGTATGACGACTTATAATATAAAGTATCCAAATTATTTATCTGCAGGTATTACTAATAAACCACAAATAAGTATTAATGCAGGGAAATATCCCTATGCAATAACTAATTTAATTTTTGAAAATGATGATAAAATGTTACTGATTAAGCAAGAAAATATTATAGGAGAAAGAACTACTAATACCTATGTTCCTAAAAATGCAAAAATTAAAAAGGTTACAAAAAATGATATTGAATTTTTGATTATTGAAAATGCTAATAATTATCAAGTTCATTGGACTATAAACTCCATGGAATATATAGTAGTTGCTACTAATATTAAATATGAGGAATTGATGAAAATAATAAAAGATTTAAATTAA
- a CDS encoding RNA polymerase sigma factor produces the protein MNSYFKVLYTTYYKRVYSTCFLILKNHYLAEESAQEAFIKAYKNIDKLKDASKFGAWVAVIASRCAIDIYRDNQKVVAIEDNDLLEKFIIQKTNNYIDPYDELENLELSKEMRLAITKLTPPANQIIILKFYWQLKDQEIADMLEKPLGTIKSSLHRSKGTLSKILPSINKDYLKLIEGDK, from the coding sequence GTGAACTCATATTTTAAAGTACTTTATACAACTTATTATAAAAGGGTATATTCTACTTGCTTTTTAATATTAAAAAATCATTATTTAGCTGAGGAATCTGCCCAAGAGGCTTTTATAAAAGCATATAAAAATATAGATAAATTAAAGGATGCTAGTAAATTTGGGGCATGGGTTGCTGTCATTGCTTCGAGGTGTGCTATTGATATTTATAGAGATAATCAGAAGGTGGTAGCTATTGAAGATAATGATTTGCTGGAAAAATTTATTATACAGAAAACTAATAATTATATTGACCCTTATGATGAGTTAGAAAATTTAGAATTAAGCAAAGAAATGAGGTTAGCAATCACAAAGCTCACTCCTCCAGCAAATCAGATAATTATTTTAAAATTTTATTGGCAACTTAAAGATCAAGAAATAGCTGATATGTTAGAAAAACCGCTAGGAACAATTAAATCATCTTTACATAGATCAAAGGGAACGCTTTCTAAAATATTACCGTCTATTAATAAAGATTATCTAAAGTTGATTGAGGGTGATAAATAA
- a CDS encoding DUF4181 domain-containing protein, producing MLAIFTSLIFAFEAVMRRYLKVEKRKFFTYNHVNEKHKKIDSTIRISFLIILFILYIYLVSGPDKIIWYLQPGVLGFIFLGISEIVRAVMEWKYAVNRNAYIFTISQLIFNIMLLIILLWIVKANNFFGLFNV from the coding sequence GTGCTAGCTATATTTACATCTTTGATATTTGCTTTTGAAGCTGTAATGAGAAGGTATTTAAAAGTAGAAAAAAGAAAATTCTTTACATATAATCATGTAAATGAAAAACATAAAAAAATTGATTCGACAATTAGAATTAGTTTTTTGATAATACTTTTTATTTTATACATTTATCTAGTAAGTGGCCCGGATAAAATTATCTGGTATCTTCAACCTGGGGTTTTAGGATTTATATTTTTAGGAATCTCTGAAATAGTTAGAGCTGTTATGGAATGGAAATATGCCGTAAATAGAAATGCATATATTTTTACAATTAGTCAATTAATCTTCAATATAATGTTGCTTATAATATTACTGTGGATAGTGAAGGCTAATAATTTTTTCGGTTTGTTTAACGTTTAA
- a CDS encoding thioredoxin family protein, translating into MIIKILGSGCRNCITLAENTEKALKELGKEAEIIKVEDLKEITAYGVLITPAIVINEKVMSFGKVLKPKEIIKMIEKE; encoded by the coding sequence ATGATTATTAAAATATTAGGATCTGGATGTAGAAATTGCATCACATTAGCTGAAAATACAGAAAAGGCTTTAAAAGAATTGGGAAAAGAAGCTGAAATAATTAAAGTAGAAGACTTAAAAGAGATAACTGCATATGGGGTGCTTATAACTCCTGCAATTGTAATTAATGAAAAGGTTATGTCATTTGGGAAGGTCTTAAAACCTAAAGAAATCATTAAAATGATCGAAAAGGAATAG
- a CDS encoding permease — MIIFEWLNNHLLKMQWLHDLVTVLVQNILGLDVGSRLGGSIHFFIYDVIKIFILLSVLIFSISYIQSYFPPERTRQILGKYKGTSANILGALLGTVTPFCSCSSIPLFIGFTSAGLPIGVTFSFLISSPLVDLASVILLASIFNWKIAIAYVVVGLILAVIGGTIISKSNLEQHVEPFVYGNQVLDVEQEKLTKRDRIEFSKDQVLEIIKRVWMYILIGVGIGAIIHNWIPQNIISAVLGQDKWYSVLIATIVGVPMYADIFGTLPIAEALVLKGVGIGTALAFMMGVTALSLPSIIMLKKVVKTKLLITFVGIVTLGIIIIGYFFNLFSYLFL, encoded by the coding sequence ATGATTATTTTTGAATGGTTAAATAACCACTTATTAAAAATGCAGTGGTTACATGACTTAGTTACGGTGCTTGTGCAAAATATTTTGGGATTAGATGTAGGTAGCAGATTAGGTGGGAGTATTCATTTTTTTATCTACGATGTTATTAAAATATTTATTCTTTTATCAGTATTGATTTTCAGTATTTCTTATATCCAAAGTTATTTTCCACCAGAACGAACTCGGCAAATTTTAGGAAAGTATAAAGGTACTTCTGCAAATATTTTAGGAGCTTTACTAGGAACGGTGACCCCCTTTTGTTCTTGTTCATCAATTCCTTTATTTATTGGTTTTACTAGTGCAGGACTGCCAATTGGCGTTACCTTTTCTTTTTTAATATCTTCACCTTTAGTTGATTTAGCTTCTGTAATTTTATTAGCTAGTATCTTTAACTGGAAAATTGCGATAGCTTATGTGGTGGTAGGTCTTATCCTTGCTGTAATCGGGGGAACGATAATTAGTAAGTCTAATTTAGAACAACATGTAGAGCCTTTTGTTTATGGTAATCAGGTGTTGGATGTAGAACAAGAAAAGCTAACTAAAAGAGATCGGATTGAGTTTTCAAAAGATCAAGTATTAGAAATAATTAAAAGAGTGTGGATGTATATCTTAATAGGAGTAGGAATAGGAGCTATTATTCATAACTGGATACCACAAAATATTATTTCTGCTGTTTTAGGGCAAGATAAATGGTATTCTGTTTTAATAGCCACAATAGTAGGCGTGCCAATGTATGCAGATATTTTTGGAACTTTACCTATTGCCGAAGCCTTAGTTTTAAAAGGAGTAGGAATCGGCACAGCTTTAGCCTTTATGATGGGAGTTACCGCACTTTCTCTTCCTTCTATTATTATGCTAAAAAAGGTAGTAAAAACAAAACTATTAATCACCTTTGTGGGAATTGTAACGCTAGGAATTATTATAATTGGTTATTTCTTTAATTTGTTCAGTTATTTATTTCTTTAA
- a CDS encoding ArsR/SmtB family transcription factor, with protein sequence MTKNYKEYAVYLKALADETRVKIFDMLAGGELCACKILEEFEITQPTLSYHMKILCESGLVTSRKDGVWMKYSLNEKGLATLTNFFEGVRRG encoded by the coding sequence TTGACGAAAAATTATAAAGAATATGCTGTATATTTGAAAGCACTGGCAGATGAAACTAGAGTAAAAATATTTGATATGCTCGCTGGTGGTGAATTATGTGCGTGTAAGATTTTAGAAGAATTTGAAATTACCCAGCCGACTCTTTCGTATCATATGAAAATATTATGTGAAAGTGGTTTAGTTACTAGCCGTAAAGATGGAGTTTGGATGAAATATTCCCTTAATGAAAAAGGCTTAGCTACCTTAACTAATTTTTTTGAGGGTGTTAGGAGGGGTTAG
- a CDS encoding hydrolase, protein MDKFTLKKDETVLLVIDIQERLVPAMKSGDQVINKTNILLQAATNLGIPVLVTEQYPKGLGKTVEEVSKYLNQSKVFEKTSFSACIPEVVAELKGLGRKKVIIAGMETHVCVFQTVRDLLAHGYEVFVTEDAISSRTGENKQNGLNLMSHMGAVVTNTETIIFDLLKKAGTPEFKVLSKLIK, encoded by the coding sequence GTGGATAAGTTTACCTTAAAAAAAGATGAAACTGTTTTGTTAGTAATAGATATCCAAGAAAGATTAGTTCCCGCTATGAAGTCAGGGGACCAGGTGATTAATAAGACTAATATCTTATTACAGGCCGCTACTAATTTAGGTATTCCTGTCCTTGTAACCGAGCAATATCCTAAAGGATTAGGCAAAACTGTAGAAGAAGTAAGTAAATATTTAAATCAGTCTAAAGTTTTTGAAAAAACAAGTTTTAGTGCCTGCATACCAGAAGTAGTAGCAGAGCTGAAAGGGCTAGGTAGAAAAAAGGTTATTATCGCAGGAATGGAAACTCATGTCTGTGTTTTTCAAACAGTACGGGATTTACTAGCTCATGGCTATGAGGTCTTTGTAACAGAAGACGCTATTTCCTCTAGAACTGGAGAAAACAAGCAAAATGGCTTAAACTTAATGTCCCACATGGGAGCTGTAGTAACTAATACAGAAACCATAATTTTTGACCTCTTAAAAAAAGCAGGTACTCCTGAGTTTAAAGTGTTGTCTAAATTAATAAAGTAA
- the htpG gene encoding molecular chaperone HtpG produces the protein MKKEFQAESKKLLDMMINSIYTHREIFLRELISNSSDAIDKIYYQALTDEKIKFDKENFYIKVIPDKESRTLKITDTGIGMTEEELERNLGIIAQSGSLAFKKETEIKDGHDIIGQFGVGFYSAFMVAETVTVITKALGSDTAYKWASKGADGYTIETCEKEAVGTEIILKINENTEEENYDEYLEEYRLRAIIKKYSDYIRYPIKMDMTQRRLKEGSKDEFEEYVEEQVINSMIPLWRKNKGELTDEDYENFYNEKHYGFDKPLTHIHISVDGTVRYNAILYVPENIPFDYYTKEYEKGLELYSSGVLIMDKCSELLPDYFSFVKGIVDSEDLSLNISREMLQHDRQLKFIAKNINNKIKSELQKLLKNEREKYEKFFESFGSQIKFGIYNNYGMHKDALKDLLVFYSSTEKKMVTLAEYVERMPEDQKYIYYASGETNERIDKLPQTEMVAEKGYEILYFTDKIDEFAVKMLMNYEGKEFRSVASGDLGIESEENEDKAEVENEENKDLFAAMKDILGEKIKDVRASKRLKSHPVCLTNEGDLTIEMEKVLNSMPDNQNVKAEKVLEINLNHEVFKTLQDAFSKDQDRLKLFTNLLYNQALLIEGLPIEDPVEFTNNICKVMV, from the coding sequence ATGAAAAAAGAGTTTCAAGCTGAATCCAAAAAATTATTAGATATGATGATTAATTCAATTTATACCCATAGGGAGATATTTTTAAGGGAACTTATTTCTAATTCTAGTGATGCTATTGATAAAATTTATTATCAAGCTTTAACTGATGAAAAGATAAAATTTGATAAAGAAAACTTTTACATAAAGGTAATACCAGATAAAGAAAGTAGAACCTTGAAAATTACTGATACTGGTATTGGTATGACTGAAGAAGAATTAGAAAGAAACCTGGGGATAATTGCCCAAAGTGGATCTTTGGCATTTAAAAAAGAAACAGAAATAAAAGATGGACATGATATCATTGGACAATTTGGGGTAGGTTTTTATTCTGCTTTTATGGTCGCTGAAACTGTTACTGTAATAACTAAAGCATTAGGAAGCGATACTGCCTATAAATGGGCATCTAAAGGGGCAGATGGCTATACTATTGAAACTTGTGAAAAGGAAGCAGTAGGTACAGAGATAATTTTAAAAATAAATGAAAACACGGAAGAAGAAAATTATGATGAATACTTAGAAGAATATAGATTAAGAGCAATCATTAAAAAGTACTCTGATTACATTCGCTATCCAATAAAAATGGACATGACTCAAAGAAGACTTAAAGAAGGAAGTAAAGATGAATTTGAAGAGTATGTAGAAGAACAAGTTATTAATAGTATGATTCCATTATGGCGTAAAAATAAAGGTGAACTAACTGATGAAGATTATGAAAACTTCTATAATGAGAAACACTATGGTTTTGATAAACCACTTACTCATATTCATATTAGTGTAGATGGAACTGTGCGTTATAATGCTATATTATATGTTCCGGAAAATATTCCTTTTGATTATTATACTAAGGAGTACGAAAAAGGCTTAGAGTTATATTCTAGTGGAGTCTTAATCATGGATAAATGCTCTGAACTTTTACCTGACTACTTTAGCTTTGTCAAAGGAATCGTAGATTCAGAAGATTTATCTCTTAATATTTCCCGTGAAATGTTACAGCATGATAGACAATTAAAGTTCATTGCGAAAAATATTAATAACAAAATTAAAAGTGAATTACAAAAGCTTTTGAAAAATGAAAGAGAAAAGTATGAAAAGTTCTTTGAATCTTTTGGTAGCCAAATAAAATTTGGAATTTATAATAATTATGGTATGCATAAAGATGCCTTAAAAGATTTACTTGTTTTTTATTCCTCAACCGAAAAGAAAATGGTAACCTTAGCGGAATATGTAGAGAGAATGCCAGAAGATCAAAAGTATATTTATTATGCTTCAGGTGAAACAAATGAAAGAATTGACAAATTACCTCAAACTGAAATGGTAGCAGAAAAAGGATATGAAATCTTATACTTCACTGACAAAATAGATGAATTTGCTGTAAAAATGTTAATGAATTATGAGGGAAAAGAATTTAGATCTGTGGCAAGTGGAGATTTAGGAATCGAATCTGAGGAAAATGAAGATAAGGCAGAAGTAGAAAATGAAGAAAATAAAGATCTTTTTGCAGCGATGAAAGATATTTTAGGAGAAAAAATAAAAGATGTACGAGCTTCTAAAAGATTAAAAAGTCATCCTGTATGCTTAACTAATGAAGGTGATTTAACCATTGAAATGGAAAAAGTCCTTAATTCCATGCCAGATAATCAAAATGTTAAAGCGGAAAAGGTTTTAGAAATTAACCTTAATCATGAAGTATTTAAAACCTTACAAGATGCCTTTAGTAAAGATCAAGATAGATTAAAACTATTTACAAATTTATTATATAATCAAGCCCTATTAATCGAAGGATTACCAATTGAAGACCCTGTAGAGTTTACTAATAATATTTGCAAAGTAATGGTTTAA
- the tlp gene encoding small acid-soluble spore protein Tlp: MKKNKPDDRRDNVDKIQSNINNTIENYREAKDMINETDNQTMKNQLIEKNEKRRDALSGMREEIKDEANARQNNLK; this comes from the coding sequence ATGAAAAAAAATAAACCTGATGATAGAAGAGATAATGTAGATAAAATTCAAAGCAACATTAATAATACAATTGAGAATTATAGGGAAGCTAAAGATATGATTAACGAAACAGATAATCAAACTATGAAAAATCAATTAATAGAGAAAAATGAAAAAAGAAGAGATGCATTAAGTGGAATGCGTGAAGAAATTAAAGACGAAGCAAATGCAAGACAAAACAACTTAAAATAG
- a CDS encoding cation-translocating P-type ATPase gives MQHYFEGVEDVLKEQETSKEGIKASNAQERLTKFGKNKLEEAKKKNIVIRFLELMLDPMIIVLIAAAVVSGLFGEVADMIIIFLVVILNGVLGVVQEGKAEKAIEALQQMSSTHSRVRRDNEVVQIKSEDIVPGDIVLLEAGDAVPADMRIIESASLKVEESPLTGESVQVDKFSEPIEKEDNLPLGDRLNMLYMGTSVGYGRGEGVVVATGMETEMGKIAGIIARTEGGKTPLQNKLASLSKVLSFAVLGISIFIFAFSILRKGDFSSEYVFEMFMLAVSLAVAAIPEGLATVVTVVLSIGVTKMSKRNAIIRRLTAVETLGSTQIICSDKTGTLTQNKMTVVDSYGQEEILPIALALCNDTQVSEDGSVLGEPTESALVTYALKQEKNKNLLEKEMPRVEEAPFDSDRKMMSTIHKNSKGEFIQYTKGAPDEVLKQCTQILTKKGIEPLTDSKREEILGENTKMAEKALRVLAAATKNYNAKPENRPEELEKDMIFIGLVGMIDPIRPEVKIAIGECRDAGIRPIMITGDHKITAVAIAKELGILNDQGEAITGAELSRLSDEEFEKTVEKYAVYARVQPEHKVRIVNAWKKKGKITAMTGDGVNDAPALKSADIGIGMGITGTQVTKNVADMVLADDNFASIVSAVKEGRRIYNNIRKTVQFLLASNLSEVLALFIATLFAVRLFSPIHILWINLITDTFPAIALGMEEHQENSMKQPPRDPKESIFARGVGISILYQGLLIAVITLISFFIGNDQSHITGMTMAFLTLSMCEIFHSMNMRSLTGSIFTIKKQNKYLWGAMISSFVLTIAVIYTPGLNNIFKLVALPWYDFLVATALALAVIPIVEIIKVFKRRVMNPENM, from the coding sequence GTGCAGCATTACTTTGAGGGAGTAGAAGATGTTTTAAAAGAGCAGGAAACTTCAAAAGAAGGTATAAAAGCTAGTAATGCCCAAGAGAGGTTAACCAAATTTGGAAAAAACAAATTAGAAGAAGCTAAAAAGAAAAATATTGTCATAAGATTTTTAGAGTTAATGCTTGACCCTATGATAATTGTTTTAATAGCAGCTGCTGTAGTTTCTGGATTATTTGGTGAAGTAGCAGATATGATTATTATTTTCTTAGTTGTTATCTTAAATGGGGTATTAGGAGTTGTCCAAGAAGGGAAGGCTGAAAAGGCAATTGAAGCCCTGCAACAAATGTCTTCTACACATTCAAGAGTGCGTAGAGACAATGAGGTTGTGCAGATTAAATCAGAGGATATAGTACCAGGAGATATTGTGCTATTAGAGGCAGGAGATGCTGTACCAGCTGATATGAGAATAATAGAGTCAGCAAGTTTAAAGGTAGAAGAATCTCCTCTAACTGGTGAATCTGTGCAAGTAGATAAATTTAGTGAGCCCATCGAAAAAGAAGATAATCTTCCTTTAGGAGATCGTCTAAATATGCTTTATATGGGTACTAGTGTAGGATATGGTAGAGGTGAAGGCGTTGTAGTTGCTACTGGCATGGAAACTGAAATGGGCAAAATTGCAGGTATCATAGCAAGGACTGAAGGAGGTAAAACTCCACTTCAAAATAAATTAGCAAGTCTTAGTAAAGTACTTAGTTTTGCCGTTTTAGGAATATCTATCTTTATTTTTGCCTTTAGTATTTTGAGAAAAGGTGACTTTTCTAGTGAATATGTCTTTGAGATGTTTATGCTGGCTGTCAGCCTTGCAGTTGCTGCTATTCCAGAAGGACTCGCTACCGTTGTTACCGTAGTTTTATCAATTGGTGTAACAAAAATGTCAAAGAGAAATGCAATTATTCGTAGATTAACAGCAGTAGAGACCCTTGGTTCTACCCAAATTATTTGTTCTGATAAAACGGGTACTTTAACCCAAAATAAAATGACAGTTGTGGATAGTTATGGACAAGAAGAAATATTGCCTATAGCACTTGCTCTTTGTAATGATACGCAAGTCTCTGAAGATGGATCTGTGTTAGGTGAACCCACTGAATCAGCCCTAGTGACTTATGCTTTAAAACAAGAGAAAAATAAAAATCTATTAGAAAAAGAGATGCCACGGGTAGAAGAGGCACCTTTTGATTCAGACCGTAAAATGATGTCTACTATTCATAAAAATTCTAAAGGGGAATTTATTCAGTATACAAAGGGAGCACCCGATGAAGTATTAAAGCAGTGTACTCAAATTTTAACTAAAAAGGGAATCGAACCTTTAACAGATAGTAAGCGTGAAGAAATTTTAGGGGAAAATACGAAAATGGCTGAAAAGGCCTTGCGTGTATTAGCAGCAGCTACTAAAAATTATAATGCTAAACCAGAGAATAGACCAGAAGAGCTTGAAAAAGATATGATTTTTATAGGTTTAGTTGGGATGATTGATCCTATTCGTCCAGAAGTAAAAATAGCCATTGGTGAATGTAGGGATGCTGGAATACGCCCAATTATGATTACAGGCGATCATAAAATTACAGCAGTTGCAATCGCAAAAGAGTTAGGTATTTTAAATGATCAAGGGGAAGCGATAACAGGAGCAGAACTTTCCCGCCTATCAGATGAAGAATTTGAAAAAACAGTAGAAAAGTATGCTGTTTATGCAAGAGTACAGCCTGAGCATAAGGTACGTATAGTTAATGCGTGGAAGAAAAAAGGGAAAATTACAGCCATGACAGGTGATGGGGTTAATGATGCTCCAGCTTTAAAATCAGCAGATATTGGTATAGGCATGGGTATTACGGGTACACAGGTAACAAAAAATGTAGCAGATATGGTACTAGCGGATGATAATTTTGCATCTATTGTTTCGGCAGTAAAAGAAGGACGAAGAATCTATAATAATATTCGTAAAACAGTGCAGTTTTTATTAGCTTCAAATTTAAGTGAAGTGTTAGCCTTATTTATTGCAACCCTGTTTGCTGTTCGCTTATTTTCACCAATTCATATTTTATGGATTAATTTAATTACAGATACTTTTCCTGCTATTGCACTAGGAATGGAAGAACATCAAGAAAATAGCATGAAACAACCACCTCGTGATCCTAAGGAAAGTATCTTTGCAAGAGGGGTCGGAATAAGTATTCTTTATCAAGGATTGCTTATTGCAGTAATAACCCTTATATCCTTTTTTATCGGAAATGACCAATCGCATATAACGGGTATGACGATGGCATTTTTAACGCTTTCCATGTGTGAAATATTTCATTCTATGAATATGCGTTCTTTAACAGGCTCTATCTTCACTATTAAAAAACAAAATAAATATCTGTGGGGAGCCATGATTTCATCTTTTGTCCTCACAATTGCGGTTATTTATACTCCAGGTTTAAATAATATCTTTAAACTTGTAGCTCTTCCATGGTATGACTTTTTAGTAGCAACAGCTTTAGCACTAGCAGTTATTCCAATTGTTGAGATCATTAAAGTATTTAAAAGAAGAGTAATGAACCCAGAAAATATGTAA
- a CDS encoding type III pantothenate kinase has protein sequence MLLAFDVGNTNIVLGIFEGKKLLTDWRIATDKSKTADEYGIIINNLFNYHKLDVGSITDVIISSVVPPIMTSLEEMAFKYFNVNPMIVGPGIKTGMPILYENPKEVGADRIVNGIAAYNKYGGPLIIVDFGTATTFCAISAKGEYLGGAITPGVQISAEALYTRTAKLPKVELIAPKNKKTIGKNTVAAMQAGIVYGYCGIVESIVTRMKKEMGSKDVKVIATGGISPVIASESKVIDSVDKLLTLDGLRIIYEQNKIIKI, from the coding sequence GTGTTACTAGCATTTGACGTAGGGAATACTAATATAGTTCTGGGAATATTCGAAGGGAAAAAGTTACTAACTGATTGGCGAATTGCTACTGATAAATCTAAAACTGCTGATGAATATGGAATTATTATCAATAATCTGTTTAATTATCATAAACTAGATGTAGGAAGTATTACCGATGTTATTATATCTTCAGTAGTGCCGCCAATAATGACCTCTTTAGAAGAGATGGCCTTTAAGTATTTTAATGTAAATCCAATGATAGTGGGACCAGGGATAAAAACGGGAATGCCAATTTTATATGAAAATCCTAAAGAAGTTGGGGCTGACCGTATAGTTAATGGCATAGCTGCTTATAATAAATATGGAGGACCTCTAATAATTGTAGACTTTGGGACGGCTACTACTTTTTGTGCAATTTCTGCTAAGGGAGAATATTTAGGTGGAGCTATTACTCCAGGTGTACAGATATCCGCAGAAGCTTTATATACTAGAACTGCAAAGTTACCTAAAGTGGAATTAATAGCACCTAAAAACAAGAAAACCATTGGCAAAAATACCGTTGCTGCGATGCAAGCCGGGATAGTTTATGGTTACTGCGGCATAGTTGAAAGCATAGTTACAAGAATGAAAAAAGAAATGGGTAGTAAGGATGTAAAGGTAATTGCTACAGGAGGAATTTCGCCTGTAATTGCAAGTGAGTCTAAGGTAATTGATAGCGTTGATAAACTATTAACTTTAGATGGTTTAAGAATTATTTATGAACAAAATAAAATAATAAAAATATAA
- a CDS encoding ECF transporter S component, with amino-acid sequence MENISKKLSTRKMVVAGLLGAIAMMLGATGLGFIPVPSPVGRATILHIPVILAAILEGPVVGAFTGFLFGLYSFMTPTGAIPSDPIVRILPRILIGITSYYAFWIFRKNITLASISAAIVGTLTNTIGFLGLAVLMKYLPIQAAYIIVISNSIFEIIIASVLTVILVKALSKYRK; translated from the coding sequence ATGGAAAATATAAGTAAAAAATTGAGTACGAGGAAAATGGTTGTTGCTGGATTACTAGGTGCTATAGCGATGATGTTAGGAGCTACAGGTCTTGGGTTTATTCCTGTTCCATCCCCAGTTGGTAGAGCCACAATCTTACACATTCCAGTGATTTTAGCAGCTATTTTAGAAGGTCCAGTAGTAGGTGCATTTACAGGATTTTTATTTGGTCTTTATAGTTTTATGACGCCGACAGGAGCGATTCCCTCAGATCCAATTGTACGTATTTTACCAAGAATATTAATTGGGATTACATCATATTATGCGTTTTGGATCTTTCGCAAAAACATCACATTAGCTTCTATTTCTGCAGCCATTGTCGGAACTTTAACTAACACTATTGGTTTTTTAGGACTAGCTGTTTTAATGAAATACTTACCTATTCAAGCAGCCTATATTATTGTTATTAGTAACTCAATTTTTGAAATAATTATTGCATCAGTATTAACTGTAATATTGGTAAAAGCTTTAAGTAAATATCGCAAATAA
- a CDS encoding biotin transporter BioY yields the protein MNLSIRDMILVSFFAGLMTLGAFVSKIWPPEIIPFSLLPLLSLLAGAIIGPRLGALSILVYILLGLIGVPIFAAPPYGGLVYALQPSFGFLISFIFAAYVAGYIIHKKENPGLKTFLLASLLAMVVIYLIGLPWMYLIYNYITGKVITLKAIFIMMSLFMGLDFLKAILAAIIGKTIYERTRLNVSKRADL from the coding sequence GTGAATTTATCGATAAGAGATATGATTTTAGTTTCATTTTTTGCGGGTTTAATGACTTTAGGAGCTTTTGTGTCTAAAATATGGCCACCTGAAATAATTCCTTTTAGTTTATTGCCTTTATTATCATTGTTAGCTGGAGCAATAATAGGACCGAGGCTTGGAGCTTTAAGTATCTTAGTTTATATACTCCTTGGTCTTATCGGAGTTCCAATCTTTGCAGCTCCCCCTTATGGAGGATTAGTTTATGCCCTGCAGCCTTCTTTTGGATTTTTAATATCCTTCATTTTCGCAGCTTATGTAGCAGGATATATTATTCATAAAAAGGAAAATCCAGGTTTAAAGACATTTTTACTAGCGTCTTTATTGGCAATGGTAGTTATTTATTTAATCGGCTTACCTTGGATGTATCTAATTTATAACTATATTACAGGCAAGGTAATTACCCTTAAAGCTATTTTTATAATGATGAGTCTCTTTATGGGTTTAGATTTTTTAAAGGCTATATTAGCCGCTATAATAGGAAAGACTATCTATGAAAGAACTAGACTAAATGTAAGCAAAAGGGCGGATTTATAA